The Elusimicrobiota bacterium sequence AAAAGATCATGTGGGATTTCCTCCACCGAAAATTCGACATCCTGTTGGCCACCAGCATCATCGAGTCCGGCCTCGACATCCCCACGGTGAACACCCTGGTGGTGGAGGAAGCCGAGGATTTCGGCCTGGCCCAGCTTTATCAGCTCCGGGGCCGGGTGGGGCGGGAACGGGTCAAAGCCTACTGCCTGCTTTTTTATTCGGAGGGCGCGAACCTGACGGAAGAGGCGGAAAAGAGGCTTTCCGCCTTGAAGGAATTCGCGTCCCTGGGGTCCGGTTTCAAGCTCGCCATGCGGGATTTGGAGATCCGCGGAGCCGGGAACCTGCTGGGCCCCGAACAACATGGCTACGTCAACGCCGTGGGCCTGGATCTCTATGGGCAACTGCTGACGGACGAAATTGAGCAACAGAAAAAGGGAGGAGCCGTCGTCCACAAAACAACGCGGACCGACCCCTCCATCGAAATCCCCGTCTCCGCCTATCTCCCGGAAACCTATCTCCCTTCGGAATCGGATCGGGTGGTTTTTTACAAACGGCTCCTGGATTCGCCTGTGGAGGAACTTGAAAATCTGGCGGGTGAACTGGAGGACCGGTGCGGGCGGATGCCGGAACCGGCGCGGCGGCTTTTTGACGTGGCGCGGCTCCGCCAGGCCGCGAGGCTCCGCCGGGTGACCCACATGGGTTTGGTTCGAGGAGGGCTGGAGATCCGGTTCGCCGAAGCGGCGTCGCTACCCCCGGAAACCCTGTCCCGCCTCACGACGGAATTCCAAAACCGTTTCGCCTTTCTCCCCGGCCCCCCCTTCGGAATGCGCTTCGAAGAACCCCTGGCCTCCGACCTCATCGCCTGGGCAACGACGTTTCTTGAAACGCTTCCCCTGGACAGCCCCACCGAAGAAGGATAAAATGGCCCCCATGCGCGCGCCCCCTTCGCCGGTTTGGCTCACCTTGTTGCCGCTTCTTTTGATTCCGGCCTGCGGCAAAAAAGAACCCGTTCTGGCGCGCGTGGGATCCCACACGGTCACCACCGGCGCCTTTTTAAAAGAGGTGGAAGGGGTTCCCTTCACCAGCCAGGCCTATCTTCGATCGCCCGCCGGAAGAAAAGAGTTGTTGGAACTCCTGGTGCGGCGAAAAATCATCCTTCAGGAAGCCGAAACCGCCCCCGCCGACCCCGAAGACAAAAAAATCCTCGACGAACTCGCCGCCCAATATAAAGAACGCCGAAAACAACTCCGGGAAAGTTTTCAAGAGGAGACGGAACGCGCGAAGGTCGGCCGCTTTACGAAAAAGCTCAAGGACGGCCCGCTGAAGGTGACCGACAACGAGGTTCGCGCTTTCTGGGAAACAGAAAAAGAGGTCCGCGCCTCCCACATTTTGGTGAGCAACCGCGCCCTGGCGGAAGACATTCGCAAAAGGATCACCGCCGGTGAAAAGTTCGAGGCCCTGGCCAAGGCCCACTCCGAAGACGCCGGCTCGGCGGCCAAGGGAGGGGACGCGGGGTTTCTGTTGCGGGGCTCCCTGGTTCCGGATTTCGAGAACGCTCTCTTTCAAATGAAGACCGGAGAAACCTCCGGCGTTGTCGTGTCCCCCTACGGCTTCCACATCATCCGCCGAGGCGAAGACCGCCCCCTTTCCCGCCAACCTCTGAGCGACGCGCTCAAAGCGCGTATCCGCCAGACCCTGGAAGGCCGCAAACTTCAGGAATGGTTCGACCAGATCCGAAAGCGCCATCCCGTAAAAATCGATACGGAGAAACTGAACGACGTGGTCTTTCCCACGCCCAGCGTTCAACCGGAAACCCGCGCTTCTTAATTGTCCCGGCGAATCAATATGATATATTCGTGGCATCCGAAGGAACAGGAGGCTTTCCCCTTGAGGCACATCGCACTGCTCACCGCTCTCGTTTGGTTCGCTTTATCCCCGCTGTCCGCGGCGAAACTCACCAACCGCCCCATTGCCGTGGTCAGCGGAGAAACCGTCTTGCTATCGGACTACCAGAAAAACTGGGACGCCCTCTTGGAACAGCGAAAAGCGCAGAAAGGGCCGGATTCGGTCACGGAAGCCTTCAAAAAAGATTCTCGCCAAAAGCTTTTGGATCAGATGGTCGATGACAAAATTCTCCAGGCCGAAGCCAAGAAACGCAAGATCCGGGTTCCCCAGCGCGATTTGGAAAACGCCGTGGTCCAAGTCAAAGCCCGCCTGCTTTCGGATGCCGGACGCCGGGACATCGAAACGATCCTGCGGCGGCAGATGGCCGCCCAGGGAAAAAACGGGGAAGGGGAGGCGGACATTTCGGCCGCCTGGAAAGAACTTTCGGCCTCGAACCCCGCCGCCGTGAAAGAAGCCGAAGCCACGTTTAAAAAAAGAATGGCCGAGGAAGGACTGGACGATAAAAAATTTACGGACCGGATCCGGGAACAACTGAGCGTGGTCCAGCTGGCCCAGGAAATTGTCCGCGAACGGACGAAACCACCATCGGAAGAACAAATGAAGGACCTGTTTTCTCAATTGGAACCCAAGGTCAAAAAATTACAGGCGGACCACGACCTGGCCCGGGATCGCATGAAACGCGCGCGGGAAGAGGAGCTGGCGCCGGAAGAAATTCTGACTTTGAAATCTTATCTACAAGTCGCCGAACAGGCGCGGGCGCGCCATATCCTAATGGGGATGATTGGAAGCAACCGCCGCCCGACCCCATGGAAAGAGGTCTCGCCAGCGGACAAAGCGGACGTTCGGAAGAAAATAACGGAACTGCGGAAGAAAATAAAAGCCGGCGCGGACTTCGCCGAACTGGCGGAACAAAATTCCCTGGATAAAGATTCCGCCGCGAACGGCGGAGACCTGGGGTTCTTTCCCCGCGGGAGCATGGTTCAGGCCTTTGAGGACGCGACCTTTGCCCTCTCCGAGGGCCAGGTTTCGGACATCGTGGAAACGCCCTTCGGCCTCCATCTCATTAAACTTATTGAGAAGAAAGGGGCGACCAAACTCCGCTTCGAGCAGGCGCAGACGGACATGCACGAATACCTCTTCAGCACCGCTCAACAGAAAGTTTTTGAGGAGTTCGTTTCAGGCCTTCGCAAAAGTTACGACGTTAAAATCCTCTTGACCCCTGAGGAGTTGGCCGCTCTTTAAATGGTCCTCCCTTTCCTCGCCATCACCCTGGGGGATCCCGCCGGGTGCGGACCCTGGGTGGGGGCGCGGGCGGCCATGGACGCCCGGGTTCGACGCGCCGCCAGGCCGGTCCTGGTGGGCGATGCCTGGGTGCTTCACCGTTTCGTCCGAATCCCCAACCTCCGAGTTCACCCCATCACCGACCTTAGCGAATTTTCTGCTCGCCCCGGGTTGGTCAACGTGTTGCATGTCCCTCATCCGAACATTCGAACCCTGGTCCTGGGCCGAGCCCAAAAAACCGGTGGGGAATCCGCCGCCTTGTCCGTTCGAACGGCGGTGAGCTTGGCGATGACGGGCCGCGTGGCCGCCGTGGTCACGGGCCCGGTTTCCAAGGAATCGTTTAAAGCCGCCGGCCTTCCCTTCCCGGGCCACACCGAAATGCTGGCGGCCCTGAGCGGGGCGGGCCCTGTGGAGATGATCATGATGGCCGGCACTTTACGAACGCTTCTGGTCACGCGGCACCTACCGCTCAAAGAGGTCCCGGGCGCCCTCCGTTGGAGGGGTCTGGTGGATTCCGTTGTTCGGGCGGACCGATGGGCCCGATCGGCCCTGGGGCTCAGGCGACCCCGTTGGGCCATGTGCGGGCTGAACCCCCACGCGGGGGACAACGGGTTGTTGGGAAAAGAGGAAGGGCGCTTGATCGGTCCGGCCGTGGCCGAGATTCGTCGACGAGGAATCCAAGTGGAGGGGCCCTTGCCCGCCGACAGCGCCTGGGCCAAACACCGGGAAGGAAAATACGATTTTGTGGCGAGCCTTTACCACGACCAAGGGATGATCCCGCTCAAAATGGCATCGCCCCGGGGGGTCGTCAATGCCACGGCGGGATTGCCGTTCGTCCGCACCTCGCCAGGCCACGGAACGGCCTTCGACTTGGCGAAAGAACGGCCTCCCTTCAGACAGGCGGACCCGGAACCCACGGTTCAAGCCTGCCGGACGGCATTGGAAATCGCTGGAAGAAATACCCGAAGATGAAGAACACGATCCGAACCTCCCTCCTATCGTTCGCACTCCTTCTCCCGGCATTTCTGCGAGCGGAGGAGCGATCCTCCATTCTCCTAGCTCTTCAGGCGGGAGGGGGAACGGTTTTTTCGCCTTCCGGGTTCTCCTCTCTCCATCACGAACCCATTGTTGTCGGGGGACGGTTGGGCTACCAAATTTCCGATCGATGGGCGGTGGGTGGACAGTTTTCCAACTACCACATCGGGTCCTCCACCACCCCCTCTCAAGACGTCACCCTCCAGCCCATCACGGCCTGGGTTCAACGAGATTTTACCGGCACCCGCCTCTGGACACCCTACCTCCTGGCCTCCGCCGGCGTCTCCCGGAACGCGCGCGACCATTTTTCCACCCAGGAATCGGACACCGGTTGGACCGCGGGACTCGCGTTCGGACTCAACTTACGGGTTTCTGAAATGAACGACCTCTCCTTTGAGATCGGCGCCCGCCACTTCTCCCAGGCGACCGTCGAGAACGGTTCCCTCGCCCTGATGGACGCCGCCCTGATCCTCCGGTTCTATATTCCGGAAAGTTGGGTGCCCGTGAAATCTGAAGTCGACATTTCCGCCGCGGAGCTCGAGCTCCCCATCACGACCGAAGAGCTGGATCGCGAAATCGACCCTGGGCTCCTGGCTCAGGTGGAGTTGGCCCGAGTCCAACAAGAGATCGGGAGCGGAAAATTCCCGCCCATTTCCTTTGATTCTGGGACGGCGAGGCTCCAAACGACTTCGTTTGAAGCCCTCGATACCATTGGCGCGATTCTTCGCCGATACCCCGACGTGGCCGTGCGCATCTACGGCTACGTGGAAGAATCCTACGGGGGAGAAGCGGCCGAAGCGTTGGCGTTGGCCCGGTCGGAAGTGGTCCGGACCTATGTGGTGCAAAATTTCCACGTAAACGAGGGGCGACTGTCCGTCCTTGGGGAACGCCCCCTTTCCACCCCGGAGCAAGGAGCTCCCCCCCCCCGGCGCTACCGGCGCATCGAGTTCGAGGCGCTGCAGAGCGCACCCTAATCAGTTGAATTTTATTGGATTAATTCTCATAATGATACAGACTTCATACCCGCCCGAATCGTTCAGGCTTTGGAAAAACTCAACTCAGGAGGATTCTTCATGTTAACGAAATATCGGTTTGTTTACGGTTTGATCGCCATGGGCTTTTTGGCCACAGGATGCGCAAAACCGCCGACGGTGGAAATGGCAGACGCGGAAAACGCGGTCACCGCGGCGGAGGGAGCCGGCGCCGCCGAGTATGCCCCGCAGGAGTTCCGGACCGCCCAGGACACCCTGGCCGACGCCCGGGCTAAAATGGATGCCAAAGATTACAAGGCCGCCTTAGCGGGCGCCCTCGACGCAAAAGGCAAAGCCGAGACCGCCCAGACCGCTATCGCTTCCGGAAAGGAAACCGCGAAAGCCCAAGCCATGCGGGCCATCACGTTGGTGCAAGAAAAGCTGAAGAAGCTTAAGGCCAGCGTCGGCAAAACCAAGGGAGCCTCCGCCGCGAAACTGAAATCCTCTTTGGCCGCCATTGAATCCGATTGGACGAAAGTGATGGAGGAGACCATGAACGGAAACTTCACCAAGGTGAACGCTTCCATTCCCGGCATCCTGAACCGGATCGATGACCTGGAAAAGAAAGTTCAGGGACCGGCAAAACCCGCCGCCAAAGCGAAGCCAGCCAAACACTCGAAAAAGAAATAGAGGCCGCCCGCGTTTTTCACACAACCACCCGATCCCGCACGCGGGGCCGGGTGGTTGTCTTTTCAGGAAAGGCAGGACCGCGAGGGAGGGGCACCGTTGACCGTCCGTCGGCGGAAATGGTAATGTGTCCTTCTAGGCGGAAAACACTTTCATGAAGCGACGATTCATCTTTGCGATTTTTGGCGCCGGTCTGGCGCTCTTGCCCGCGCGGGGACGAGCGGAGGGCCCCGGCGAACCGCTGATGGCGGAAGTCCAGAAATCCACCGAATCGGTGAAGGATCCCCTCCTGACGGAAGCCCGCGGGGACCTGGAGGCGGGTCAGGTCCGGCAGGCGAGACGAAAGTTGAATTCTTTTTTGGACAAACAGCCAACTTCGGCCGAAGGGTGGACGCTGTTGGGGCGAACCTATCTGGCGACGGGAGACAACAGCAAAGCCCTGAGCCGCTTCCAGAAGGCTTTGAAATTCGATCCGCATTACGCCCCCGCCTTCACCGGACGGGGAGAAGTTTTTGAGAAACGGGGACACTTAGACGAAGCGGCCAACGAGTTCCGCGCCGCCGTCCTGTCCGACCCCAACGAGCCGGAAGCCCGCCAGGCTCTGGCCCGGTTGAATCAAAACGCCCCCTCCCCCGAGTGAGGCGCCCCCTTTTTGAGGTTCCGACACCGCGCGGGTGGTGGAATTGGCAGACACGTAAGGCTCAGGACCTTATGGCCGCAAGGCCTTGCAGGTTCAACTCCTGTCCCGCGCAGTGTCGGAATCCAAAGGTCCCATGAAAACCGTCGCCCGAAATCGCCGAGCGTTTCACAAATACAGCGTTCTGGAAACATTCGACGGGGGGTTGGCGCTCACGGGCCCGGAAGTTAAATCCATCCGCGCCGGCGAGATCAACCTCGAGGATGGGTTCGGCCGGGTCGAAAACGGCGAAGTGTTCCTATGGAACGTTCACGTCGCGCCCTACAAACAAGGATCTCTTCACGTCGAGCAGATCCCCACCCGCCGGAGAAAGGTCCTGCTTCACAAGGCAGAAATCAAACGCCTTTTCGGCAAGATGACGTCCAAGGGATTGACGCTCATCCCGCTGGAAATCTATTTCGGAGAATCCGGTTACGCCAAAGTGAAACTCGGCCTGGCCAAGGGTAAAACCGGCCCCGACCATCGGGAAGACATTAAACGGCGTGAACTGGACCGAGACCTGCGCCGAAATTTTTCCGGCCGGCGGAAAATTTAAACCGGGTTTTCATTCGCATAAAGCTTTGTGTTTCCCTTTGGTGTTTCTTAATTTTTGAGGGGAACCAACATTGGAGTTCCCCTCTCCCTCCCCCCTCTCCCGCAGGCGGGAGAGGGAAACCGCTTGTTTCTTCGGTCAAACGATTGGGAGAAACCAAGTGGAACTTTTGCGGGGTTCAGGCGGAGGGATGGCCGAGTGGTTGAAGGCGCCGCTCTCGAAAAGCGGTAGGGGTTTACGCTCCTCGTGAGTTCAAATCTCACTCCCTCCGCCGGAACCCCGAAAACACTCCGGCAGAGGAAACCGGCGCGTCGAAATACCGACCCGCCGATTTTTTATTGCGGCACGCCGAGCTTTTGCATTAAAAGGTCGGGAAAGCGCGTGTGCCGAAGAACGTCCTCCAACCGGATCAAGTCGGACTGCACCAAGGCCTGCAAGGCCTGGTTCATGGATTGCATGCCGAACCGCTTTCCCGTTTCCATGTCGGTGAGGATTTGGAAGGTTTTCCCTCCCCGGATGAGGTTTCGGATCGACGGGGTCGACACCATGATTTCAGGCGACAACACCCGCCCCGATCCATCCATTCGCGTGACCAACTGTTGCGAAATGATGCCTTCCAAACACCCCGCGATTTGACTCCGCATTAAAACCTGTTGCTCGTTTGGGAAACTTTCCACCAACCGATCGATGCTGGCCGCCGCGTCCATGGTGTGCAACGTGCCCAACACCAAGCGCCCCGTGCTCGCCGCCGTGATGGCCATGGCGATGGTCTCCCGTTCCCGAAGCTCCCCGATCATCACCACGTCAGGATCCTGGCGAAAGATATGCCGGAGGGCCGTTTCGTAATTCTCCGTATCGGTGCCGATCTCTCTCTGTTTGATGATGGCTTTGTTGTTCTTGAATAAAAATTCGATGGGGTCCTCAATGGTGATGATGTGGCAGGGACGTGTCGAGTTGATGACCTCGATCATGGCCGCGAGGGTCATGGACTTTCCGCTCCCCGTGGGGCCCGTGACAAGAACCAATCCGGACTCTTTCAAAGCCAGGGAACGGGCGATGTCCGGGAGCCCCAGCTCCGTCAGACTGGGAATCTTGAGGGGGATTTTTCGGAAAGCCACCGCCCAACTTCCCCGCTGTTTGTGAATGTTCCCGCGAAAACGGCCCACGTCAGGGAAACCTATGGAGAAATCCAGTTCGCGGTCTCCCAAAAGGCGGCTTCGCTGTTCCTCGGTCAAAAGACGAAAAATCATTTCCTCATTGTCGCGAAAATCGATGGGGGCCGTGTCGGGCATGGGGGCGATTTTCCCGAAGGTGCGAAGGCACGGGGGAGAGCCCGCGCAGAGGTGCAAATCCGACGCATCGCTTTTCGCCAACTTGAGCAAGAATTCTCTAATGTCTGGGGCCATCGGGTTCCTCCAGTTCCTTCCATTGGCGAACGATCCAGCCATACAGACCCACGAACAACGCCAAAATAGCAACCAACAAAACGAAAAAAATCGCCGCGAAGGCCCGCGTCGCCGCCGGCACGGTGGACACGTTGTCCCGGTAGACAAAGACCAAAGCCCCCCCCACCACCAACAGAGCGACCATCCCCCGCGTGAAACGCTGAAGAATGGACAAGAGGCCCAGTTGGCGCCGCCAAAATTCGGAATTTGCTTTCGCCGCGGCCCATTGACGAAGGGCCGACGCCGGGACCCAAAGAATTCCGTAAACCGCCGCCAACACGGCCAGCCAAAGGACCAAGGGACGATCCGATAAGAGACGGAGCTCCGCCGCGAATGCGCGGACCGCTTCCTTCGATTGCAATTCAAGAACGATCGCCACCGATACCGCGGCGTGGAGAAGCGCGATTGAGAAGGGCAGGTTCATCCGCCAAAAAATCGGCCACCCCTCAGAAAAGTTGTCCCTTGTGAGTCGATCGAATAGAGTCTTCATTCCATGGTCCTGGTCTTGCCGAGAGTTAAGCATAGCGCCTTTGCGGCAAATTTCAAGGGTTTTTTTTACCCCGCGCGGGACGCGCCTTCAATGTGATAAAATATTTCCGATAAAAGGAGATCTTATGCGTTTTTTGGTGACGGGCGCCGGGGGACTGATCGGCGCCAATGTGGCGATGGGCCTGGAAAACCGCGGCCATGAAGTCCATGGCCTGGACCATTTCGACATCGGCCGACGGGAGAATTTGGCGAACGTGCGGGGCCCTATCCATGAGGGCGACATCCGGAATTTCAACTATGACTCGCTCGGTCGGTTCGACGCCATTTTCCACCAAGCCGCCATCACGGACACCACCGTCACCGACCCAGAACTCATGATGTCCGTGAACGTGGAGGCTTTCATAAAAATACTCGATTACGCCCAACGCACCGGCTGTCCCAAAGTGGTCTACGCCTCCAGCGCCGCCACCTATGGGAAAGGCGCGCCCCCCAACCGGGAGGACCAGCCCCCCCAACCCGCGAACATTTACGGCGTCAGCAAGGCCGACATGGAAAAAGCCGCCAAAGCCTTTACGGAAGCCAACTCGTCCGTGAAAGCCGTGGGGTTGCGTTATTTCAACGTTTACGGCCCCTTGGAGTTCCACAAGAAGGCCGCCGCCAGCATGATCTTCCAGTTATACCGACAGATCGCAGACGGCCAGCCGCCGCGGGTCTTCAAGTGGGGGGAACAATATCGGGACTTCATTTATGTGAAGGACGTGGTGGAAGCTAATTGGAAAGCGTTCGAATATCCCGGAAACGGCGTTTTTAACGTGGGGACGGGCCGGGGAACCCGCTTTAACGAAGTCATCGCCTGTTTGAACAAAGCTCTTGGAACTTCTCAACCCACCGCCTATTTCGACAACCCTTACGGTTTCTACCAAGACGCCACCCGCGCCGACATTTCCCATGCCCAAAAAGAGCTCGGCTGGAAAGCCGCGTATACGCCCGAAGCGGGAATCATCGACTACGTGGCTTGGCTTCAAGCGCGAGAGAAATCCGCCGCCGGCGCCTAACTTATTCCCCCCAATAAAAATCCCCGCGGGAGCGGGGATCTTGAACATCCGATAACGGTTCTTCCTAGGGATTCCGCCGAACCACCAACCCCTTTTTTTTAACCACGTGTGCCGTAATAATGAACTCGGCCACCACCGGGATGAGGAACACCAAAATAAAAACCGCGAACCCCGGCATCCATTCATTCGCCATTATCAAAAAAGCCACCAAGACCGAAAATAGGGATACCCCCAGGGCAATAAACATCAGACCCCATCGGTGCCGAAGGAAGACCATTTCCCCGCAAGTCGCGCAGGAGATGGATTGAAAGGGGGTGACGATGCTCATGACGTCAAAGAATGTGATCGTGCCCCCGCAGGCGGGACAGTGGGTGTTCGGCAGTAATTTCATGGCTCTCCAAATCTAATGCTTGTTCGGCCGCTTGTCAAGGGTTTTAAAAATAGAGGGAACAAATCAAGCTTGTTTCGACACCAGGACCGACAATTCGAGCCAATTCGAAAAGTCCACGATCGACGGTCTCAGCTCACCCAGCAACCCCAGAAGAGTCTCCAAGGCATTCTTGATGGGAGAGTCTTCCTGTAACGACTCCAGACCTTTGATTTCGTATCCAGCCGGCAGACCCACGGCGATCGCCAACGGAGTGTTCGCCAAAGGGGAATTCGCTCTCCAGTTCAGAAACCCTTCTTCCAAGCGCGCGGCGGATACGGTCCCGGGCGCGTCTGAAGAGGGGGCCAGGACGACGATACCCGCTGGGAGCTTAACCAGACCGGCTAACACCCGTTGAGCCTCATCGTCGGCGGCGGTGAGAAGAAGTTGCGGCGGCGGAACGCCTAAACTTTCGGCCAAAGCATAAGCCGCTTGGTGGGACTTCATGAGGCGGTCCAAGGCCGGAAGATCGGAACCTGAAATCGCCGAAAGAAAGACGGGAACCGATGCGTTGGGCCCCGCGACGGGAACGGTGCCGGATCCCAGCGACGTAAACATCCGAAGAGCCGATGCGACGTCTGGACGAGAAAGCTTCTCTTCCCGGAACTTCACTTCCAGCGCCTTTTTCATTGAACCGCCTCTCGTGGAATCGCAAACCGCCTCCACCCCCCGGCGAAGGGCCCGGATCGCCCGCACGTCCAAGGATTCAACCTCCAAGGACCCCGGACGAGGCAGGAGCCACTCGAGGGTCGAAGCAAGATCTTTTCCTTTGAAGTTCCCCCCCCCACCGGCAAAGGCGGCCACCACCGCGAGAAACTCAACATTGGCCGCCTCCACGTCGCTCCCGACCCCCGACTTAGCCCCTCCCCCCAAAGCCGCTACTTTTCCGTAGAACGGAAAAAAACTGTTATATAAACCGTGGATAAGGGAAGACACAAAGGCCCCCCCGACCAACCATTGCTGAGGTGAACCCAGAACAGGGATTCCCAGGAACGGGAGAATAAAAGGAACCAGCGAAATCACCAGGAAAGGACCAAAGAACCAGTGGCTCACCAAGCGCAATAAACGGCGATCTTGATCAAATATATAGCTTTCCTTCAGGAACCACCCCTCGTCTATCCACGCCTTATCGAAAAACAACCCTTTTTCCCCATGTGAGATGGGAAACGATTTCCAGAGAAAGCCCGTCGAGAGGACCAGCCACAGGAGGGCCCTCCATGTGCCAACCCCGATCCACTCCGCCACCACACCCGCCCCCCCCACCAATACCACCTGCTCGGCAAAACCCGCGATCCCGGCGGCAACGAGGTGGTGGTATTTTAAACCCATCCACCTGGTTAATCCGTCAAATACAGGGCGCCCAATGAAAGGAAGGAGACCCGCAGGCGGCGATGTCTGGCGAGAACTAGACTCTTTCATTCGGACCGATAAAAGGCCTTTCAAGGAATCGGGAATGAGCCTGAAAAGGGCATCCTGTTGTTCCGAGCGAACCACCTGGGCGAAAAAAGCCCGGCGGCCAAGACCCTCGCCGTCATGGAGAATCAGGTTCAGAATCGGGCCATAAAGGCTCGTATCCTCCGGGGCCGGACCGCTTTTGATTTCGCGGTCCAGTTCCGAGAGGATGTTCACCAAAAGTTGCGCGCGGACATGTGCCGTGGTGGTCGGGCCCATCGGGATCGTCGGGTCTTGCCGAGAGAGGATATCCAAGAGCACATAGGATTCCAGGGGACTCAAATTTAATATCCGTTCTTCCAGGGGCCCCGGCCCCAAAAGGACTTCCCTTGACCAATCGATCACCAGAGGCCAAAGGTCTTTCTCGGACTGTAACCCTCTATTTCGGAGGAATTGGGAAACGATCCCTTCGGGCTGTTCCTCTTCTTCTGTTTCCGCATCAGGACCCGCACTGAAAGAAACCAATCCATCCACCCCATTTTCAGGGGCAAACGGACCTACACTTTCCGCGCGACCGTCGTGGATCAAACCCAACGACAAAAAGAAAATTAAACCCAACCCTAAGGATTTCAGCCCATCCCCCCAGGCGCCCCTCCCTGTGTGGGTGGTTTCGCGTGGGGCCTTGGGCCGTGCGTGAGAAGGATCCACGGGGGGCCGGGAGGAGCCGGGATTCCATTCATAACCGACCCACCCGTGAAACAGAATGCTTTCAGCGGGTTCGTTTCCTTCAAATAATTTTGTGAGAGTCCCTTTCCCCTCGCGGGTGAAGGTTTCCAACAGGCGTTCGCTGTTCTCCTTGTAGGTCGGGTTGCGATTGTACCAGCCGATCAGCAAGATCCCCCCTGGACGAAGCATTTCCACCATTCGATGAAGGGTCTCCCGTCGATCGCTTTCCTCCGCGTAGGGGGAAGCAATGACGCTAAAAGCCATCACCACATCCGCTGTCCCTTTCAGGCCGCGGGAATCCCTGGCCTCTTGAGCCAAAATAATTTTCCCGTGGCCTGAGGGATTGGTTTCAGCCGCGACCTCTAGCCGTCTAAAAGAGACAGGATTGCGTTCAAAGAGATGCACCGTGGCTCCGCGGCGAAGAGCGCCGTCCTCCAGGGTGAGACCCCAAGGCTGACCCTTATTGACCAACCGCCCTCCCGGACCGACGGAGACCAGAACCGATCGCGATCCCACGTTCAGCCGGTCCAAAACCTCGGCGGTCTGTCTTCCCAAGAGCGCGACCACGCGAGGCCATTCCGTGCGGGACGGCCAGACGAAGATCGATTCTTCCAAACCCTCGAGGCCATGGCTCTCTGTGGATGGAGAGGGGGACCCTTTCCATTTCGCCGGTGTGGCCGCGGGGTTGGACCCGGAATAGGCGACTTGGTAGGCT is a genomic window containing:
- a CDS encoding outer membrane beta-barrel protein, translated to MKNTIRTSLLSFALLLPAFLRAEERSSILLALQAGGGTVFSPSGFSSLHHEPIVVGGRLGYQISDRWAVGGQFSNYHIGSSTTPSQDVTLQPITAWVQRDFTGTRLWTPYLLASAGVSRNARDHFSTQESDTGWTAGLAFGLNLRVSEMNDLSFEIGARHFSQATVENGSLALMDAALILRFYIPESWVPVKSEVDISAAELELPITTEELDREIDPGLLAQVELARVQQEIGSGKFPPISFDSGTARLQTTSFEALDTIGAILRRYPDVAVRIYGYVEESYGGEAAEALALARSEVVRTYVVQNFHVNEGRLSVLGERPLSTPEQGAPPPRRYRRIEFEALQSAP
- a CDS encoding DUF4398 domain-containing protein; its protein translation is MLTKYRFVYGLIAMGFLATGCAKPPTVEMADAENAVTAAEGAGAAEYAPQEFRTAQDTLADARAKMDAKDYKAALAGALDAKGKAETAQTAIASGKETAKAQAMRAITLVQEKLKKLKASVGKTKGASAAKLKSSLAAIESDWTKVMEETMNGNFTKVNASIPGILNRIDDLEKKVQGPAKPAAKAKPAKHSKKK
- a CDS encoding PilT/PilU family type 4a pilus ATPase — encoded protein: MAPDIREFLLKLAKSDASDLHLCAGSPPCLRTFGKIAPMPDTAPIDFRDNEEMIFRLLTEEQRSRLLGDRELDFSIGFPDVGRFRGNIHKQRGSWAVAFRKIPLKIPSLTELGLPDIARSLALKESGLVLVTGPTGSGKSMTLAAMIEVINSTRPCHIITIEDPIEFLFKNNKAIIKQREIGTDTENYETALRHIFRQDPDVVMIGELRERETIAMAITAASTGRLVLGTLHTMDAAASIDRLVESFPNEQQVLMRSQIAGCLEGIISQQLVTRMDGSGRVLSPEIMVSTPSIRNLIRGGKTFQILTDMETGKRFGMQSMNQALQALVQSDLIRLEDVLRHTRFPDLLMQKLGVPQ
- the pdxA gene encoding 4-hydroxythreonine-4-phosphate dehydrogenase PdxA, which produces MVLPFLAITLGDPAGCGPWVGARAAMDARVRRAARPVLVGDAWVLHRFVRIPNLRVHPITDLSEFSARPGLVNVLHVPHPNIRTLVLGRAQKTGGESAALSVRTAVSLAMTGRVAAVVTGPVSKESFKAAGLPFPGHTEMLAALSGAGPVEMIMMAGTLRTLLVTRHLPLKEVPGALRWRGLVDSVVRADRWARSALGLRRPRWAMCGLNPHAGDNGLLGKEEGRLIGPAVAEIRRRGIQVEGPLPADSAWAKHREGKYDFVASLYHDQGMIPLKMASPRGVVNATAGLPFVRTSPGHGTAFDLAKERPPFRQADPEPTVQACRTALEIAGRNTRR
- a CDS encoding tetratricopeptide repeat protein; translation: MKRRFIFAIFGAGLALLPARGRAEGPGEPLMAEVQKSTESVKDPLLTEARGDLEAGQVRQARRKLNSFLDKQPTSAEGWTLLGRTYLATGDNSKALSRFQKALKFDPHYAPAFTGRGEVFEKRGHLDEAANEFRAAVLSDPNEPEARQALARLNQNAPSPE
- a CDS encoding peptidylprolyl isomerase; amino-acid sequence: MRHIALLTALVWFALSPLSAAKLTNRPIAVVSGETVLLSDYQKNWDALLEQRKAQKGPDSVTEAFKKDSRQKLLDQMVDDKILQAEAKKRKIRVPQRDLENAVVQVKARLLSDAGRRDIETILRRQMAAQGKNGEGEADISAAWKELSASNPAAVKEAEATFKKRMAEEGLDDKKFTDRIREQLSVVQLAQEIVRERTKPPSEEQMKDLFSQLEPKVKKLQADHDLARDRMKRAREEELAPEEILTLKSYLQVAEQARARHILMGMIGSNRRPTPWKEVSPADKADVRKKITELRKKIKAGADFAELAEQNSLDKDSAANGGDLGFFPRGSMVQAFEDATFALSEGQVSDIVETPFGLHLIKLIEKKGATKLRFEQAQTDMHEYLFSTAQQKVFEEFVSGLRKSYDVKILLTPEELAAL
- the smpB gene encoding SsrA-binding protein SmpB gives rise to the protein MKTVARNRRAFHKYSVLETFDGGLALTGPEVKSIRAGEINLEDGFGRVENGEVFLWNVHVAPYKQGSLHVEQIPTRRRKVLLHKAEIKRLFGKMTSKGLTLIPLEIYFGESGYAKVKLGLAKGKTGPDHREDIKRRELDRDLRRNFSGRRKI
- a CDS encoding peptidylprolyl isomerase → MAPMRAPPSPVWLTLLPLLLIPACGKKEPVLARVGSHTVTTGAFLKEVEGVPFTSQAYLRSPAGRKELLELLVRRKIILQEAETAPADPEDKKILDELAAQYKERRKQLRESFQEETERAKVGRFTKKLKDGPLKVTDNEVRAFWETEKEVRASHILVSNRALAEDIRKRITAGEKFEALAKAHSEDAGSAAKGGDAGFLLRGSLVPDFENALFQMKTGETSGVVVSPYGFHIIRRGEDRPLSRQPLSDALKARIRQTLEGRKLQEWFDQIRKRHPVKIDTEKLNDVVFPTPSVQPETRAS